A single genomic interval of Hydractinia symbiolongicarpus strain clone_291-10 chromosome 8, HSymV2.1, whole genome shotgun sequence harbors:
- the LOC130654898 gene encoding palmitoyltransferase ZDHHC20-A-like isoform X2, with protein sequence MTRSNNKASKVLACIYKPLGWFPVVIINAIAVWSYFAYVIILCVDNVTDPWEKGIYLAFYHPFFLMFMVCYWQAIMSSPGYTPSQFYLSSEDAEKYENAENPQEVITELAKELPIVTLSVNKTIRFCEPCYLIKPDRSHHCSMCQRCVLKMDHHCPWINNCVGWGNYKYFILFLSYSITYTMYVALTSLKYFIKFWSGNSVKANSNLHVLFLFFVSTMFSISLWSLFGFHIYLTLSNKTTLESFRAPIFQHGPDKKGFYLGRMNNFKQVFGNKKWKWFLPIFSTPGDGFGFPVRSSTTQNSV encoded by the exons ATGACGAGAAGTAATAACAAAGCATCAAAAGTTCTCGCTTGTATATATAAACCGCTTGGTTGGTTTCCAGTAGTGATTATAAATGCAATAGCAGTTTGGTCATATTTCGCTTACGTTATTATTTTATGTGTTG ATAATGTTACTGATCCATGGGAAAAGG GTATCTATTTGGCTTTTTACCACCCTTTCTTTCTCATGTTTATGGTGTGCTATTGGCAGGCTATAATGTCATCTCCAGGATATACACCTAGTCAG TTCTATTTATCATCTGAAGATgcagaaaaatatgaaaatgca GAAAATCCACAAGAAGTTATTACCGAGCTAGCAAAAGAGTTACCCATTGTAACCTTATCTGTTAATAAAA caatacGGTTTTGTGAACCATGCTATTTAATAAAACCTGACCGCAGTCATCATTGTTCCATGTGTCAGAG GTGTGTTTTAAAGATGGACCATCACTGCCCATGGATAAATAATTGTGTTGGCTGGGGAAACTATAAATACTTCATTCTATTTTTATCCTACTCGATAACTTATACGATGTATGTGGCATTAACCTcgctaaaatattttattaaattctgGTCG GGTAACAGCGTGAAGGCGAATAGTAACTTGCAtgtgttatttctttttttcgtttCGACCATGTTTTCGATTAGTTTATGGTCCCTCTTTGGTTTTCATATATACCTAACCCTGTCGAATAAAACAACTCTAG AATCGTTTCGTGCACCAATATTTCAACATGGGCCTGATAAAAAAGGTTTCTATCTTGGACGAATGAACAATTTTAAGCAAGTCTTTGGGAACAAAAAATGGAAATGGTTCTTGCCTATATTCAGCAC TCCGGGCGATGGCTTTGGTTTCCCGGTTCGCTCCTCAACAACACAAAATTCTGTTTAG
- the LOC130654900 gene encoding uncharacterized protein LOC130654900, with amino-acid sequence MHPKEKEREMLSWFTSQKNADLAIQEECLISHAMVQEKEVQHPGIGDDFNFNLIKRYFSPSGWKAASCAINTFSKNKSSRYSCNGCFKTFDVKEETSIQCDRCLHWYHISCVLLKKAKQNIGFAVTAEEAIKSM; translated from the exons ATGCACCCGAAAGAAAAGGAAAGAG AGATGCTGTCGTGGTTCACTTCGCAAAAGAATGCTGACCTGGCTATCCAAGAAGAATGCCTGATTAGCCATGCCATGGTACAAGAGAAAGAAGTTCAGCATCCTGGAATCGGTGATGATTTCAATTTCAATCTCATCAAAAGGTACTTCTCGCCATCGGGATGGAAAGCTGCGAGTTGCGCAATCAacactttttcaaaaaacaaatcatCGCGCTATTCTTGCAACGGCTGTTTCAAGACGTTTGATGTTAAAGAAGAAACATCAATACAGTGTGACAGATGTCTGCATTGGTACCATATATCGTGTGTGCTTTTAaagaaagcaaaacaaaacattgGTTTTGCCGTTACTGCAGAGGAAGCCATCAAATCaatgtaa
- the LOC130654124 gene encoding neurobeachin-like, whose protein sequence is MADGATANVDLQDKSEKVEQNGNNKDKSNNPKHPPYLHSISRSSLTFFNSENAKNAAKAKFEVLKTDLLAGSESGSGDHVPLSQKEEEKKLVDGVLNFCVDGTFDLKSNYVLTEPFNVLVLLHLVESLSPERQLEVLSILQNLLKQSIKNLQSCTKVGLISKLLQQLPSLTDEKVADKAIDLIGDLATYSITVRELKCFFSSLQRTNVMKWPSHALKLLEILRKMPEKHGPDVYFNFSGKSEAAITVPPISKWPHQPGCTFTVWLQLDAAHLSPSELENRPRVYSFFTNRGIGYNAHFSGPMLVVEVVGKNGRKQTTLVKAKFEPQIWYHVCVSHTYNRFKSSEVKVFVNGQMVTSGDITMPSTKDTMDKCFIGGSHMNDPKHKFKGQMSAVYLFAEPLAYNVVIALYRLGPGYKGKFKFRNELENTIAETDKKLIYDGKLSQSLLFTYNPKAVDGELCLESSPTENQLCFYHSPHALMLNGVQAVVTHSLQAAMHSLGGIQMLFPLFTQLDCPLDGQNEPEPSICSLLLGLIYDLLRGSSVCQQQMIQSQGFMIIGHLLQKASPVHLTEATVDILLGLARYFMATTSANGLLGGLLDYVLLEPALWIKTPLSLQSNLLSLFATGYVGGLDYAGYIRKEVGVPRLILTLRKFYSVTNPILKNSVEEIISLRAFVLLLIKQMVIKDEGITEDELKSILVYLAVEDQEENYFDVIHLLLSIMCEIPVAITPCFDMMEGFQVFFKLLVAHEEKIRICSLKILCAYMQQLTVKRKLELVEKYAFISKIGQKLSIFDMTMTTYNALFEFLTARPTKIISENRHASPDGTYVMYHPTVLPIIVNLLLKGRTDAEETHNYELLKSTSDLAIIFLSDLVLLLNTNNDNKRLLLQLMCWQDWLFSLAYFEPNTKDETKITDTVFSVVKMLLYYAIQNEKEGWRVWVDTLSILHVKVSEHMKKEHPESLNSQPHIIYNENKATPEYIDQETGELKENPLPETDQVGKVQNASLPDIKSPKKSPNIENDLRKQFFEKLLLKESGTSVISGSMENLRRTQSAGNVNEEPETSNQNRPRSASPTVVQSNVVDQVKNEHVEGDNKTNECIESDKEIQSENKDVISETNVGKSENNKTDIDESENNKNHDESENNKTDIDESENNKTDIDESENNKENVTPSCKDGNQENVADGESKKHAAKVNLDLHEGNEIKSTSISERADSNELNESDIDAAPKSPENPKTRPYVDIPEFYWSHSHQRLLTELLFSIEKDIQVWKTHTRKTLTDFVSSRENSTYIMNLCHMVSILSDSLIYCCGGLLPLLASATSQNFENDVLEACGGMTLDSGFSFLNRVLSIIDIVGFASSVNFSSVEAHRNMSAGGVLRQCIRLVFCGSARNRVVCRQRERPSAGVGHIHPKTLKETQEAIKTLIASTKPPTEEDVVQNIPGHMTTITNPEKLLQDSDINRLRTLVYREVEDSRQSQYVALVVIYFVAVLMVARYRDILEHDDVEETTARRHSTSGEAEDLGPSPRERSSTWGSGQQGQHGGSSAMTLEEKIEMAFCNSASLLREILFDFSHYLTRILVGSRGQDLITDGLGSLKSEESTVELVMLLCSQEWQNALQRQAGTAFMDLVDEGRLLSHSTRERIVITGSEAKDIMNERDNFENLKHAQYESICTKTLIAYIEQYRTYDQFFKAKKKRNSSSATQSLEKIFDVLTSEFGAWPMSHSHHQYYKLDRWEDMQRRRRRMVRNRFGTSHPEATLRPGSAEVIPPEKPPPLKYHLYTKHVPATREDLSDTEEDLDAVLEEKQPYQQHGSIVFTIDCNVITPGAVVPGTLAITADSLYFTADEESEELKKIDPQILTYNDCLNIKCSFINIVAVFTRRYILQNKAVEIFLANRRSFFFSFASHDIVKKIIQHLPSVGVGIAYGLPRTKSISYSSPKLLFAKSNMLQRWQNKEISNFEYLLFLNTISGRTYNDLNQYFIFPWILKNYESAELDLKDPNNYRDLSKPIGALNPFRLAQFVERYNSWDETGDVPPFHYGTHYSTGGFVMNWLVRIEPFASFFLSLQGGKFDHPLRTFSSINRAWENCQRDTSDVKELIPELFYLPEMLKNENKFVFGDGEDGRNIDDVDLPPWARSADHFIKLHREALESDYVSNNLHKWIDLIFGYKQKGKDAEHSANVFYHLTYEGSVDLDAVTDPVTKEALVQQIKSFGQTPAQLLTSPHPQKNSLKNEDEEPHKSIFLSFSVTPEVPVTHVSAHTAVKSSLPAIITISCNQFFSVNKWINFGGDIKSYQSLKNVQIEQDPSLETVQGRLRRQLGEPLHESVTVTSSCFAVTSDNKFIFTCGYWDKSFKCFTTDTGKLSQCIFGHWDVVTCLAYSDDELTATNAILVSGSSDATVLVWIWDHKRHRIIGPDDPQGHGSTPIAICTGHELPVTCVDVNTSIGIIASGCIEGACLVHSLSGELLRILKGPAICQHPRLINISNEGRILTNYSSENGYMAMFSQNGKLLSYVKLTEQNLSVVFTRDGCFFVTGGFNRCFQIWRSYDLVLLSVFPPCDGSIRSLALTPDQRCMVAGLSTGSIIAMAMDFSMWPRVYDVMKVQPKEEDSSEKVVGTNEDKENLTTALVHKSSEEEGTTPEINQQHGVANDKEVDQVKTDEKHPPPPEVDTTDETPVTKLTQPVPDEEDEGGIPDEEDKTPKQQTSIVSPVPDNDTPPKTLLEKAQEVDSTKEEE, encoded by the exons ATGGCGGACGGAGCTACGGCTAATGTGGACCTGCAAGATAAATCAGAGAAAGTGGAACAAAATGGAAACAATAAAGACAAAAGCAATAATCCAAAACATCCTCCTTATTTACATAGTATTTCTAGATCATCTTTGACATTCTTTAATAGCGAAAATGCTAAGAATGCAGCAAAAGCTAAATTCGAAGTGTTAAAGACGGATCTTTTGGCAGGAAGTGAAAGTGGCAGTGGTGACCATGTTCCCCTATCACAAAAAGAAGAGGAAAAAAAGTTGGTGGATggagttttaaatttt TGCGTGGATGGTACATTTGACTTGAAGTCAAACTATGTTTTGACCGAACCATTTAATGTTTTGGTTTTATTACACTTAGTTGAATCATTATCTCCAGAAAGACAG CTTGAAGTTTTATCAATATTACAAAATTTGCTTAAGCAAAGTATTAAGAATTTACAGTCTTGTACTAAAGTTGGCTTGATATCCAAATTACTGCAGCAGTTGCCATCACTAACTGATGAAAAGGTTGCAG ATAAAGCAATAGATTTAATTGGTGATCTTGCAACATACAGTATTACTGTCAgggaattaaaatgttttttttcatcacttcaAAGAACAAATGTTATGAAAtgg CCTTCTCACGCTTTAAAGTTGTTGGAAATTTTACGAAAAATGCCAGAGAAACATGGCCCAGATGTGTATTTTAACTTTTCTGGAAAATCTGAAGCA GCGATTACTGTACCACCAATATCAAAATGGCCTCATCAACCAGGGTGCACATTCACTGTATGGTTGCAATTAGATGCTGCCCATCTTTCACCATCAGAATTGGAAAACCGGCCACGTGTTTATAG CTTCTTTACTAACCGTGGAATAGGATACAATGCTCATTTTTCCGGACCAATGTTGGTGGTTGAAGTTGTGGGTAAAAATGGAAGGAAACAAACAACTCTTGTAAAAGCAAAATTTGAACCACAAATT TGGTACCATGTTTGTGTGTCACATACATATAATAGATTTAAATCCAGTGAAGTTAAAGTATTTGTGAATGGTCAAATGGTTACATCAGGTGATATTACAATGCCTTCGACAAAAGACACAATGGATAAATGTTTTATTGGTGGATCACATATGAATGATCCAAAACATAAATTTAAAGGTCAAATGTCTGCTGTTTATCTGTTTGCTGAACCGTTAGCATATAATGTTGTAATTGCTTTATACCGACTTGGACCTGGTTATAAG gGCAAATTCAAATTTAGAAATGAGCTGGAGAATACAATAGCAGAAACAGATAAAAAG CTGATCTATGATGGAAAGTTATCACAGAGTCTTCTGTTTACTTACAATCCGAAAGCTGTTGACGGAGAATTATGTTTGGAATCTTCACCAACTGAAAACCAATTATGTTTTTATCATTCACCACATGCGCTGATGTTAAAT GGAGTACAAGCTGTAGTTACTCATTCACTTCAAGCCGCAATGCACTCTCTTGGTGGTATCCAG ATGTTGTTTCCATTATTTACACAACTTGATTGTCCATTAGATGGTCAAAATGAACCAGAGCCAAGTATAtg CTCTCTGCTGCTTGGATTAATTTATGATCTCCTTCGTGGATCCTCTGTTTGTCAGCAACAAATGATACAAAGTCAAGGTTTTATGATCATTGGTCACTTGCTTCAAAAGGCTTCTCCTGTGCATTTAACTGAAGCTACTGTGGATATATTATTGGGCTTAGCTAG ATATTTCATGGCAACTACAAGTGCAAATGGACTGTTAGGTGGCTTGTTAGATTATGTCTTATTAGAACCTGCATTGTGGATTAAAACACCTTTATCACTGCAATCGAATCTGTTGAGCTTATTTGCAACAGGCTATGTGGGAGGATTAGACTATGCTGGATATATCAGAAAAGAAGTTGGGGTTCCACGTCTTATATTAACATTACGGAAATTTTACTCAGTGACAAATCCTATTTTGAAAA atTCTGTGGAAGAAATCATCTCACTGAGAGCATTTGTGTTACTTCTTATCAAACAAATGGTTATAAAG GACGAAGGAATAACGGAAGATGAATTAAAAAGCATATTAGTATATCTAGCTGTTGAAGATCAA GAGGAAAATTATTTTGATGTGATTCATTTACTGCTGTCTATAATGTGTGAGATTCCTGTTGCAATAACTCCCTGTTTTGATATGATGGAAGGATTTCA AGTATTCTTCAAACTTCTTGTGGCCCACGAAGAAAAAATCCGAATATGCAGTTTGAAGATATTATGTGCCTACATGCAGCAGTTGACTGTCaa GCGCAAGTTAGAACTGGTAGAAAAATATGCCTTTATTTCAAAAATTGGTCAAAAACTTTCTATATTTGATATGACAATGACGACATATAATGCATTGTTCGAG TTCCTCACTGCAAGgccaacaaaaattatttctgaaaaCCGACATGCTTCTCCAGATGGAACATACGTCATGTATCATCCGA ctgTGCTACCAATTATTGTTAATCTGCTGTTGAAAGGAAGAACAGATGCGGAAGAGACACATAATTATGAACTTTTGAAATCCACCTCTGACCttgcaattatatttttatctgATCTTGTCCTGCTCCTTAATACTAACAACGATAATAAGAG GTTGTTGTTACAGTTGATGTGTTGGCAAGATTGGTTGTTTTCTTTGGCGTATTTTGAACCAAATACTAAAG ATGAAACTAAAATCACAGATACTGTGTTCTCCGTCGTTAAAATGTTACTGTATTATGCAATACAAAATGAGAAAGAAGGGTGGAGAGTGTGGGTGGATACATTATCAATACTACATGTAAAG GTTTCAGAGCACATGAAAAAAGAGCATCCTGAAAGCTTAAATTCACAACCGCATATTATCTACAACGAGAATAAAGCAACTCCAGAATATATTGACCAAGAAACTGGAGAATTAAAAGAAAACCCACTGCCTGAAACAGATCAAGTGGGAAAAGTGCAAAATGCTTCATTGCCAGACATAAAGTCTCCCAAGAAGTCACCAAATATTGAAAATGATTTACGCAAACAATTTTTTGAGAAGTTGTTACTAAAGGAATCAGGAACTTCTGTGATTTCAGGGAGCATGGAAAATTTACGTAGAACTCAAAGTGCTGGTAACGTGAATGAAGAGCCAGAAACAAGTAATCAAAATCGACCAAGATCAGCAAGTCCTACTGTAGTACAAAGTAACGTGGTGGATCAAGTGAAGAATGAACATGTAGAAGGTGATAACAAGACAAATGAGTGTATAGAAAGTGATAAAGAGATTCAAAGTGAAAACAAGgatgtaatatcagaaacaaacGTTGGTAAATCCGAAAATAACAAAACAGACATTGATGAAtccgaaaataacaaaaaccatGACGAATCCGAAAATAACAAAACAGACATCGATGAATCCGAAAATAACAAAACAGACATTGATGAATCcgaaaataacaaagaaaatgttACACCAAGTTGTAAAGATGGGAATCAGGAAAATGTTGCAGATGGTGAAAGCAAAAAACATGCAGCTAAAGTTAATCTGGACTTACACGaaggaaatgaaataaaatcaaCTAGTATAAGTGAAAGAGCTGATAGTAATGAGCTGAATGAAAGTGATATTGATGCTGCTCCAAAATCTCCTGAAAACCCGAAAACTAGACCATATGTTGATATACCTGAGTTCTATTGGTCGCATTCTCATCAGCGACTTCTTACTGAATTATTGTTTTCCATTGAGAAGGATATTCAAGTTTGGAAAAC gCATACTAGAAAAACTTTGACAGATTTTGTATCTTCACGGGAAAATTCTACGTACATTATGAATTTATGTCACATGGTTTCCATCTTGTCCGACAGTTTGATCTACTGTTGTGGTGGACTACTTCCTTTACTTGCATCTGCGACCtcgcaaaattttgaaaacgatGTTTTAGAAGCTTGTGGTGGTATGACGTTGGATTCtggcttttcatttttaaaccgTGTTCTAAGCATCATCGATATTGTTGGATTTGCAAGTTCAGTCAACTTTAGTAGTGTGGAGGCTCATCGAAATATGTCTGCTGGAGGCGTGTTAAGACAATGTATTAGATTAG TATTTTGTGGATCAGCGAGAAATCGTGTTGTGTGCCGTCAGCGTGAGCGCCCATCAGCTGGTGTTGGGCACATTCATCCGAAAACACTCAAAGAAACACAAGAAGCTATAAAAACTTTAATAGCATCCACAAAACCACCCACGGAGGAG GATGTAGTACAAAACATCCCTGGGCACATGACGACAATAACAAACCCAGAAAAACTTCTCCAAGATTCTGACATTAACAGGCTTCGTACCTTAGTGTACAGGGAAGTTGAAGATAGTCGGCAATCACAATACGTTGCTTTGGTGGTAATCTATTTTGTTGCAGTTTTGATGGTTGCAAGATATCGAGATATATTGGAGCATGATGATGTTGAAGAAACCACTGCCAGAA gGCACTCGACATCTGGCGAGGCTGAAGATTTGGGTCCATCCCCACGTGAACGTTCTTCTACATGGGGTTCCGGACAACAAGGACAACATGGAGGGTCGTCTGCTATGACTTtagaagaaaaaatagaaaTGGCGTTCTGCAACTCTGCTAGTTTATTACGAGAAATCTTGTTTGATTTTTCACACTACCTGACAAGAATTTTAGTTGGAAGTAGAGGCCAGGATTTGATAACAGATGGGTTGGGTTCATTGAAGTCCGAAGAAAGCACTGTGGAATTAGTTATGTTACTGTGTTCTCAAGAATGGCAAAATGCACTGCAACGCCAGGCTGGTACAGCTTTTATGGACCTTGTAGATGAAGGTAGATTACTTTCGCATTCGACTCGCGAGAGAATTGTTATTACAGGAAGTGAAGCGAAAGACATTATGAATGAGCGAGATAATTTTGAAAACCTAAAGCATGCGCAATACGAGTCAATCTGCACGAAGACTTTGATAGCTTACATTGAACAGTACAGAACGTACGATCAGTTCTTCAAAGCAAAGAAGAAGCGAAATTCCTCATCAGCTACGCAGTCACTTGAAAAG atTTTCGATGTGCTAACCAGTGAGTTTGGTGCATGGCCAATGAGTCATTCCCACCATCAATATTATAAGTTAGACAGATGGGAAGATATGCAGAGAAGAAGGCGACGGATGGTGAGAAATCGCTTTGGAACATCTCATCCTGAGGCTACATTGAGGCCTGGTTCAGCTGAAG TCATACCTCCAGAGAAGCCACCACCATTAAAATATCATTTATACACCAAACACGTGCCAGCCACGCGCGAAGATCTTTCTGACACTGAGGAAGATCTGGATGCTGTGTTAGAAGAGAAACAACCCTACCAACAGCATGGCAGCATTGTATTTACCATCGACTGCAACGTTATTACGCCTGGCGCTGTCGTACCTGGAACGCTGGCCATCACAGCAGACTCCCTGTATTTTACTGCTGATGAAGAGTCCGAagaattaaagaaaattgatCCACAG aTTCTAACTTACAACGATTGTCTAAACATCAAATGTTCGTTTATAAACATCGTCGCGGTGTTTACGAGAAGAtatattttgcagaacaaaGCCGTCGAAATTTTCTTAGCTAACAGAA GAAGTTTTTTCTTCTCATTTGCTTCACATGATATTGTTAAGAAAATCATACAGCATTTGCCGTCGGTTGGTGTCGGTATTGCTTACGGCTTACCAAGAACCAA GAGCATTTCCTATTCGTCCCCAAAATTACTATTTGCGAAATCGAATATGTTGCAGAGATggcaaaacaaagaaatttcaaatttcgaatatcttttatttttaaacacaatATCAG GCCGAACATATAACGATTTAAATCAATACTTCATCTTCCCAtggatattaaaaaattatgaaagtGCTGAACTTGACTTAAAAGATCCAAACAACTATAGAGATTTATCCAAg CCAATCGGAGCACTGAATCCATTCCGTCTGGCTCAATTTGTTGAGAGATACAACTCCTGGGATGAGACCGGTGATGTACCACCATTTCATTATGGGACTCACTATTCCACTGGTGGCTTTGTAATGAACTGGCTCGTTAGGATT GAACCATTCGCTTCGTTCTTTTTGAGTTTGCAAGGTGGTAAGTTTGACCACCCCCTTCGTACGTTCTCTTCTATCAACAGAGCTTGGGAAAACTGTCAAAGAGATACATCGGATGTAAAG gaacTTATTCCGGAGTTGTTTTATTTACCTGAGAtgttgaaaaatgaaaacaag ttTGTATTTGGCGATGGGGAAGATGGGCGCAACATTGATGACGTTGACCTCCCTCCATGGGCGCGCTCTGCAGATCATTTTATCAAGTTACACAGAGAG GCCTTAGAATCCGATTATGTGTCAAATAATTTACATAAATGGATTGATTTGATATTTGGATACAAACAGAAag GAAAAGATGCAGAACACAGTGCAAACGTGTTCTACCATTTGACTTACGAAGGCAGTGTAGACCTGGATGCAGTAACCGACCCTGTCACTAAAGAGGCACTTGTTCAGCAGATTAAAAGTTTTGGGCAAACCCCTGCACAATTACTCACTTCACCCCACCCTCAGAAGAATTCATTAAAG AATGAAGACGAGGAGCCACATAAAA gtattttCTTGTCATTCTCTGTCACTCCCGAAGTTCCTGTAACTCACGTGAGTGCTCACACAGCTGTCAAATCATCTCTTCCCGCAATCATCACGATCAGTTGTAATCAGTTTTTCTCTGTAAACAAGTGGATAAACTTTG GAGGGGACATCAAATCGTATCAATCATTAAAGAACGTTCAAATTGAGCAGGATCCTTCATTAG AAACGGTACAGGGTCGATTAAGACGTCAGCTTGGTGAACCTTTACATGAAAGCGTAACCGTAACGTCATCATGCTTTGCTGTGACGTCtgacaataaatttattttcacttGTGGTTACTGGgataaaagttttaaatgtttcacaaCGGATACAG GAAAACTATCTCAGTGTATATTTGGGCATTGGGATGTGGTGACATGCCTTGCTTATTCAGATGATGAGTTAACTGCAACAAATGCGATACTTGTGTCTGGATCCTCAGACGCTACTGTTTTGGTGTGGATATGGGACCACAAACGACATAGAATAATTGGGCCTGATGATCCTCAAG GTCATGGTTCAACACCCATAGCGATTTGTACTGGGCACGAGTTACCTGTCACGTGTGTGGATGTCAATACCTCAATAGGAATCATAGCTAGTGGATGCATTG agGGGGCGTGTTTGGTTCATAGCTTGAGTGGAGAACTTCTCCGAATTCTTAAAGGACCTGCGATATGTCAACACCCACGGCTCATAAACATTTCAAACGAAGGTCGCATTTTAACAAATTACTCCAGCGAGAATGGCTACATGGCAATGTTTTCGCAGAACGGAAAACTGTTGAGCTACGTAAAGTTGACGGAACAAAACctg TCTGTGGTTTTCACGCGAGATGGTTGTTTTTTCGTTACGGGTGGATTTAACAGATGTTTCCAAATATGGCGAAGTTACGACTTAGTTTTGTTAAGCGTTTTCCCACCATGCGATGGAAGCATACGTTCGTTGGCTCTTACACCAGACCAAAG atGTATGGTGGCTGGTTTAAGCACAGGATCCATAATTGCCATGGCGATGGATTTTTCAATGTGGCCCCGTGTATATGACGTAATGAAAGTTCAACCTAAAGAAGAAGATTCATCGGAAAAAGTGGTTGGGACGAACGAAGACAAGGAAAATCTTACAACAGCTCTTGTTCACAAATCTTCTGAAGAAGAAGGAACCACGCCAGAAATAAATCAGCAACATGGCGTAGCAAACGATAAAGAAGTGGACCAAGTAAAGACGGATGAAAAGCACCCTCCACCTCCTGAAGTTGATACAACGGATGAAACGCCAGTGACGAAACTCACCCAACCTGTTCCTGATGAGGAAGACGAAGGGGGTATTCCCGATGAAGAAGATAAAACACCAAAGCAGCAAACGAGCATTGTGAGCCCTGTTCCTGATAACGACACACCACCAAAAACGCTTTTAGAAAAAGCACAGGAGGTCGATTCTACTAAAGAAGAGGAGTAA
- the LOC130654898 gene encoding palmitoyltransferase ZDHHC15B-like isoform X1 — protein sequence MTRSNNKASKVLACIYKPLGWFPVVIINAIAVWSYFAYVIILCVDNVTDPWEKGIYLAFYHPFFLMFMVCYWQAIMSSPGYTPSQFYLSSEDAEKYENAENPQEVITELAKELPIVTLSVNKTIRFCEPCYLIKPDRSHHCSMCQRCVLKMDHHCPWINNCVGWGNYKYFILFLSYSITYTMYVALTSLKYFIKFWSGNSVKANSNLHVLFLFFVSTMFSISLWSLFGFHIYLTLSNKTTLESFRAPIFQHGPDKKGFYLGRMNNFKQVFGNKKWKWFLPIFSTLGNGYSYRTSFRKHNETTGLLIHNDYDDDDDSQLMSSERDVLLNYEEPTAIYTGAHFVNSADIKLNGYLGKGRSLSDDDDEEEDVAFDASELHRTRHVSLDMQDLISSGDEKAG from the exons ATGACGAGAAGTAATAACAAAGCATCAAAAGTTCTCGCTTGTATATATAAACCGCTTGGTTGGTTTCCAGTAGTGATTATAAATGCAATAGCAGTTTGGTCATATTTCGCTTACGTTATTATTTTATGTGTTG ATAATGTTACTGATCCATGGGAAAAGG GTATCTATTTGGCTTTTTACCACCCTTTCTTTCTCATGTTTATGGTGTGCTATTGGCAGGCTATAATGTCATCTCCAGGATATACACCTAGTCAG TTCTATTTATCATCTGAAGATgcagaaaaatatgaaaatgca GAAAATCCACAAGAAGTTATTACCGAGCTAGCAAAAGAGTTACCCATTGTAACCTTATCTGTTAATAAAA caatacGGTTTTGTGAACCATGCTATTTAATAAAACCTGACCGCAGTCATCATTGTTCCATGTGTCAGAG GTGTGTTTTAAAGATGGACCATCACTGCCCATGGATAAATAATTGTGTTGGCTGGGGAAACTATAAATACTTCATTCTATTTTTATCCTACTCGATAACTTATACGATGTATGTGGCATTAACCTcgctaaaatattttattaaattctgGTCG GGTAACAGCGTGAAGGCGAATAGTAACTTGCAtgtgttatttctttttttcgtttCGACCATGTTTTCGATTAGTTTATGGTCCCTCTTTGGTTTTCATATATACCTAACCCTGTCGAATAAAACAACTCTAG AATCGTTTCGTGCACCAATATTTCAACATGGGCCTGATAAAAAAGGTTTCTATCTTGGACGAATGAACAATTTTAAGCAAGTCTTTGGGAACAAAAAATGGAAATGGTTCTTGCCTATATTCAGCAC GTTGGGTAATGGTTATTCATACCGCACGTCATTCCGAAAACACAACGAAACAACTGGATTGTTAATACATAATGattatgatgatgatgatgacagtcAACTGATGTCAAGTGAGCGTGACGTTCTGTTAAACTATGAAGAACCCACTGCTATATACACAGGCGCTCATTTTGTAAACAgtgcagatattaaactgaACGGTTATTTAGGGAAAGGTCGTTCCTTaagtgatgatgatgatgaagaagaggatgtAGCGTTTGATGCATCAGAGTTGCACAGAACTCGTCATGTTTCTTTAGATATGCAGGACCTTATAAGCTCAGGTGATGAAAAAGCaggttga